The following proteins are co-located in the Solanum pennellii chromosome 1, SPENNV200 genome:
- the LOC107031389 gene encoding bax inhibitor 1-like, producing the protein MKFSDMKLQAMNAVRAYFVRNWTREDVMNTGEMTQHAYASLKRVYLTLFFAMWSFTFGSYLHWIWEAGGRFTVLSSVASLLCLYLTSPSSVRTRVLLLMIAAFSIGASIGIFTKYFFEIDQELVFRLLAPPTLGIGFIWVGSTYTRERSAIYKGCLFYSCLLFYSTFNASNSEYIDSHTAHRMLKVCIVFALFMGYIVVYSQEILYDAHFGEIDFVNRTLSIFFRLPGILVHTARLCLRA; encoded by the exons atgaagttctCAGATATGAAACTCCAGGCCATGAATGCTGTGAGAGCTTACTTCGTAAGGAATTGGACAAGAGAAGACGTGATGAATACTGGAGAAATGACCCAGCACGCTTATGCAAGCTTGAAGAGG GTATATCTTACTCTCTTCTTTGCCATGTGGAGCTTTACTTTTGGATCCTACTTGCACTGGATCTGGGAAGCGGGAGGGCGGTTCACAGTCCTTTCTTCTGTAGCAAGTTTACTCTGTCTTTACTTAACATCACCCTCGAGTGTG AGGACAAGGGTCTTACTCTTGATGATTGCTGCCTTTTCCATCGGTGCTTCTATTGGCATTTTTACCAAATATTTCTTTGAAATAGATCAAGA GCTTGTTTTCCGCCTTTTGGCACCTCCAACACTTGGCATTGGATTTATCTGGGTTGGATCCACGTATACGAGGGAAAGGAGTGCAATCTACAAGGGCTGCCTGTTCTATTCTTGTCTTCTATTTTACTCTACCTTTAATGCTAGTAATTCAGAATACATTGACAGCCATACAGCTCATCGAATGTTAAAG GTATGCATTGTGTTTGCATTGTTCATGGGGTACATTGTGGTATATAGCCAAGAGATATTGTATGATGCTCACTTTGGAGAAATTGACTTTGTCAATCGCACACTCTCCATCTTCTTCCGTTTACCGGGTATATTGGTCCATACTGCAAGACTATGCCTGCGTGCATGA